The Salvia hispanica cultivar TCC Black 2014 unplaced genomic scaffold, UniMelb_Shisp_WGS_1.0 HiC_scaffold_1188, whole genome shotgun sequence genome segment AATTAACCTAATCAGCGCAGGATTAAAGCTAAGAAAGTAATTTGTGTCATATTTTAATGACCAACTGGGATAAAATTTGGGACACTCAATGAAAAGCCCCGGCCCAAATAGGATGGACAGAGCAAGATCTAGAAACTTCCTGTTTGtgctttttattttcatttttgattgATTCCAGGTATGCAAGTTCTGGGGTCAATATGGGTTGTTTAAAGTATCTTGTTTGTTGACATACAGAGATGTCTTGGGAAATCAAAGGGAAACCATCAAGATCAAGGAAGGAGAGACTGCATCCCCCTTTTTATCTGAAATTTAGGTAGCTATTTGCTGACTTAGTAAcatagaatattatttaaaaacttATCATTAAACCCTTCCCGGGATCctttttgggggtttttgttgattattaaAATCGGCCACAGACTATTGGGCCCCGGGTTACGAAATATGAATGCTCAGAACCAGCATTTGCTGACGCAACTGACTGGAAGGGatgaaataacataaaattttttttctatggcCCTATCTGTTTTCTTCATTTGAAGATTTAAAACCTGCAACTTATTGTTGCTACATGGTCAATCAAGTTTCTTTTTCCTTGGGGGTTTGTTTTGCAGTGGTGTCTGAGAGTGTTAAAGCAAGGCAATCACAAAACGCATTGCTCTCTGGAAAAAACAAGGGGTTAAAAAGCAAAAATTTAAACAGCTTAATGGATCTCTTTTAAGCCTTAAGTCTAGAATAGCTCAAAGTGAGGAACAGGTTAGCTGGTTACATCTTTAATCCCCCCATCTTGTTTAATCTTGATCACTCTCATTCATACCAGACAAACGTTGCAGATGAAACTTCCCACCAAGAAATTCTGAGTTCCATTCAGGATGACAAACATTAGAAAATGAACCTTGAAGCTGCAAAGTGGGAATTagttgaagaaaaaagaactgAAGATGCTGAAATCCACTATTTCAATTTCCGAGAAGGAACATGAGCAGATCCAGCAAAAAATAGATGATATTAAAACCGAACTAGACAATAAAAAGGTAATTACCGATGTACACTATTTCTTCTTGTTAATGCTGAAAGGGTTTTTCATCATATTTACATTAACATGATATGTTTAGGAAACAGTAATATCTTATAAATCTTTATGTTGCAGAAGCGAGAGAAAGAAAGCTTGATGAAGAAATGATAGAATTGAATAGTACAGTAGAGAAGCTGACTGCTAAAACCCGGTGAGGCTGAAAACAGAAACTTAAAGGGCGAGAAAAAAAGACTGCAAGGCAATACCAAGTGCGGAGTGTGTTTTGATGGGCCCAAAGGGGAGGTATCGTTTATGTGCCCTTCTTGTGCCAATCTTCTTTTCTACAAGCATATCAAATAAAACCCCgggaaatattttaaaattttccctttttctgtTTGAGAAATCATTACAGATGAAAATGTTATTTATCATAAGATAGGGTAAGACATTCTTATTTGACAGTCCCCTaaagatttttaatttgatcatGGCAGGTTGTGATTGTGAAATGCTTCCATCTATTCTGCAACCAATGCATCCAGAGGAAAACCAAAGAAATGGCCACCGAAAGTGCCCTTTGGTTGTGGAACGGAGGGCCAGAGCGACGTTGGGGTTTGTGAAGATTTAAAGTAATTCTGAATCTCTAGTCGTAGTCTTGGTTATAGGGCACAGCCAAATATTCGGGATGTAAATCATCTAACTATGCGTTGGGATTTTCGCTGtcaaagtttttttatttcagctTTAAAGACCATAtgtaatagtaatagtcaATGTAacagttttttaaaattaacaaaaagcCACTAAAAGTAGTTAAAGTTGGAGAAAATAAATGGTAATTATATTAAGATAAATGATAGGATACGTTTggctttcaattttttttttattagaagtTTTTTTGAGATGTGTTAAGGGAGGCCCGTCGTATCGCAGACCTGAATTTCTCTTCCTCAATGTTTCtactatatggagtattaaaaagcACAATTGAggaaaaaattcaacaattatCTCTGTTTCTTGAACAACCCCCCTTTAGCTAATTTTCACTCTATGTTTCCCTATTTAGAAGTCATTCTGCCATGAGTCAAGATTTAaagcataaattaaaaatcagaGAGCTTATCTGCTTAGCACAAGAActttccaattaaaaaaaaaacgagcACGAGCATATTTGTTgtatactcttttttttttctatgcaGCTTGTGTTAAACTGTCAACAATACAGAAccccaaaatttcaaaaaaacccagtttttttttctcccaaATCCATGACGGTACAAAAGAATCTCCGGGTTTTTAGACaaacaaatcttaaaatataacaattcactaatctctctatatatagcTCATTTAACTCCTACCAAAACCATGAGGGCCTCATACTCTGGGTCCTTCCCCACTGGGCATCCTTGCTGCATTACTACTACTTTGAGAGTTGAAAGGAGCAGCAGTCGGGAAAAAAAGGATCATATACTTGATGGCTAGGGAAACGGCCTTTTTGGAGGGGTTTCCCCAAAAAGCTGATTTGGGGTTGGGCCCCTGGTGGGCAGCAAGATGGTTTTCCCGCCTAGGTGGAAAAAGGGCCGAGAGTGTTACTGATAGGATGTGGAGCAAAGTTCCCCGGGGGCATTTTGGGACTCCCGGGATTATGACCTGGCATCATCTGATGTCTAGGGGAAAGGGAACTGTAGGTTTCCCGCAAAGTTGGTAGGAGCATGTGGCCTAGGTTGATTCATCTGATGACTAGCCGGAGGCCTTGGGAAAAAATCAGATTCATGTTGTTCAACATAGGCCTCATATGTGGAGAGTGAGGGGGAAAGATGTCTGGCCTGCTTGAACTGGATGTCTTATATTCTTTGGGAAAAGATTGATTGGGATGCCAAACCTGAGAAACTGCACTGGGCGGGCGGTGAGGCTGAAAAGTAAAATCACCAGAACTCGGTTGCTGAGGTCTTGGAATTGTCCCGAACAGGTCTTATGGAATCGATATTTGCAGCATTACCCGGATAAGAATTGGGCATTCCAGGCTGTGGAAGTGATCCTGAAGATTCGGGAAAGGCATAGGTGCAGATCCCGGTACAGCATTTGAGGGTGGTGGACGATTGCCATTTGGGGCATAGCAGGCTGTAGAGATCCCATTGATGAAGGTGTGGATTCAGGTCCTGCTGATGGCAGCATGGGAGAGAAGCCTAGTGATTGTTGGTTAGCTACTGGCCTGGATGATTGGGCTCCAGTAGATAGAGGCGGAAATCATATCATTGGGGTGATTCACTGGTGGTCCTTGCATAATGTTGGCTGGACCTTGAGATGCTGAAGTGCTCACCGGTGAAGGTAACCATCTGGAGGATTCACTAGCAGAGAAAGGTGGCCTGGATGTTAGTGGAAGGTTGTGGGGAGGTCCGGGCCACCCGTTGATGGGGGTGCCTGGTGCATGTATGGGGGCTGAGGTCCACCAGTTTGAGCATGTGAGGGTGGCTGTTGCAGATAGGTGGACTGAGTTCCAGATGTAGGGGCTGAAGGATTTTGCGGGACCGGACTAAAACTTGCAGGGATGACTGGTCGTGGACCAAACAATGTGGGCACGTTTGAGTGATTCAAGGGCGAGGAAGATACCTGGCCAGTGTTATTGAGAAATGCTGCAGAAGCATTTGAAGGGTTGACAAATCCAGAGTGCCGATAAGTTGGAGCTTGAGTTGGACCTACAGGAAACCAGGTTTGAGGATATTGTGGAAACTGGCCTTGAGGAAGCGGTAAAGAACCAGGAAATAGCTGAGGCGTTCCTTGGTTCGTCAGCGCAGGTGTCACAGTAGAAGTCAGCATGCTCTGAGTTTGATTAGTATTCGTATTATCAGCAAGAGCTACAGTTGATGTTGTTGAAGAAGACACCGGTTTCATCTAGATACAAGACAGCAATAGCATCAGCATAATGTCAGAAACTGTCAAATATGCTGTCTACAGATTCAATAGTCAAGCCATACCGAAACTGAGGTGATTAACAGTTCAATTAAAGCCACTGCAGAATCAACTTTCTCATGTGTGTCTGCTGCTATGTTTACATACATATCTTCATAAGCATTGTCTATTTCTTTCTCATCAGAAGTAATTTCAACCTACAGCAGTACACAGTTAAAACTATGAGCAAGTGTTAAATTTGTGCTAAGGGGAGAATATATACTGAAAGCATGGTAGACAAAGTCTATGTCTCTAGTCTATTACCGGTCCTCCTGCATCCGCCTTTGTGCCATAAACTTGAATTTTGGTTCCTGTTTCCTGGTTTATCATTCCAAAGCAAGAAAACAGTTTGTTACATATGCTGGATAGTTGTGTCTTGTGAAACTAGTTAACCTGTGTATATAACCCATGGCATAACATTAAGATTTAAGAGGAATGAAGAGTACATACCTTCTCCAGTCGCTTTGAGTATCACTTAACGGGCCAAATACTAAACCAATGAAATTGTAATTTGGGTGTTCATTAATCTGCAGACAGATTTATATGGGGCATTATTAAGAAGTTATCACTTCATTTCTTATTCATAATCATACAGAAATTGCAAATATATGATTGCAAAGGGAAATTATTAAAGATCAGCAAACCACCCAGCTACCGACCTCTTCTCCAAATAGGATTCTTTTGCTAAGCCCTtgcttaattaattgttttaagaTTGCTAAAACTATTATGAGTTAATTTAAACACACAACTAGATGTTTTTCCCTCAATAACCAATTAGAAGCAAGATAGCACTTCAGAGCTAGTGTTAGGCTTAAAATGTACCTAAAAGACAccataaataacaaaaagaagTAAAGTAGGTGTATAGATTTTACACTACGGGAATTGTAACTTTTGCCTCTTTCAGCAGAGGTTTGTAATCGGTAGGAGGCTTGAATGCtggatttaattttagtatttcaCCTGGAAACATAATATGTCAAATATAGAAATGGAAGTTAAAAAGAGACTACAATGGAGTAATAGCACCTATTCATGTTCACTTCTTCTTCATACCTATAATTTCACGCTTTTCAAATTCCAGCTGTTCCGATTCCTGCCATACATTTCTGATAGTGTAAGTATCATGAAAGCTAAGGAATAAGAGTAAAGCAAGGCAGCTTTGGAAATCAACTACCTCACGGCTAAGCTGATGTTCTGATGTCTTCCAATGGTGAGATTCTGATGTAGCAAATGAATCTTCACTATGCTCAAGTTCCAGCACCCCAAAAGTCAGTAATTGAGATATTTGATCAATCCGAGTCTGTCCAAAATTTGTACCACCGCAAAGGCAGagcaatattatcacttaggAACACCTGGCTGTGAAGTTGATGCGAGCCATTCACAAAAAAGACACTGACATTTTTGCACCCAGAGTGGAAAGGAACTTCTTAAATTGAAAAGATCAAACTCCCCATATTTTGGGGCAACATTCTTCCAACCTAGGCGCCTAAGCTATTAACATTAATCCCATTTACTAAGAACTtcagaaaaatcaaaatcaggactcaaagaaaaataaagagaagatGCATTAATTAAGTTGTGGCAAATCTTTGACGAGAAGTAGTGAAGTACTGAAAAGTTATCTAACATGGAAGGAGAATTCTACATACCTGATATGCCAAGGCTCTCCCTTTCCTGACAGTGGTATCCATGGTTAGATCAGGCCCCCATTTGGTTTTCCTCTGCACTTTCTTAGTAGCTTCCCCATTGATCATATCAGCATCTCTCTTTTGATCCTCTAAACACAGGAACCAATGAACCTGATAGCTTGTTCTTTGGAATAACAAATCCTGATCTTTTTGCAAACATAGACGTCTTTGGGCCGCTTGTCGATGCAGTGGGTGGAGGAGCTGTTACAGTCGCCTGAATATCTGTTGAAGCATGCCCAACCTCTGTGACCATTTTGCTCTGCGAGCATGCCTCAACCATTAGTCAAAAATCATGTGTAAAACGAGTTGGTACATGTTTTTGTAAGCTATCTTCACAAATTGGGACTGCAATCCAACTATTGACTAATAACAAGGACGGTAGTCATGTTAATGTCACAGCTAAACTCCAACATTGATCTGAACTGCTTCAAAAATACATCAACAGATTcatcaaaaattgaaagacAAACTCAAGATGtcatttatttccatttaCACCCACTCCATTGAAAATCCGTGCAATGCCACGTAAAGTTATAGAAACTGCACGCAGACTGTGTAAAGTTGCTATAATCAAATGCTAAAATATTCCCCGAGGAACATTGGCATCCGAAACAAAAAAATCCTAGAACACCTAGTGcgctttattttttcaaataattgaatCCAAATGAGCAGTTAACAAAAATGCGTGAAAAAGGCGAAATAGTGACAGTTCAATCAAGAAATGAATCCCTCGAATTCaaattaacaaatactcctactTTCTTTCTCAATTACTTCAAACCCGATCAAAAAGCAAACCCTCACTCGTTTCCAATCTCTCTGCTAATTTCTCCACCAAAATCATTCCGAAAAAGAAACAGATAAATATAACAAGTTCAGTAAACATTGAATCTAGGTATTCACGTATCCGTACCTGCAGAGGCGTGATTGGCACCCAGAGGCGTTTAGGAATAGTGAGTAAATTGCAATGGAGGAAGcaatttgggggaaaattgAGGGTTCAGTGCTCGCCAGTGAAAAGAGTGAATATTTGCTTGTTTTGGGGTTTTAGGATTACTCTTACCTTTTCCtcttatgattatttttatttttagtttcccATGCTTTTCAACTTAGCATGAAATCAATTATCCTATTTGCATttggattcaattttatttatcccTCCTATAACTCTAGGGGATGATTTGAATAGCAATTTTATACagagtactaataaaaaatgttatttattGGTATCACTGTAAATTTCGCAtatgattttgataacaaTTTTATTCTAATACTTATAAACGTCATTcattagaatgaaaaaaaaattatttaaaaaatactaggaAGGTTTCTCAATTCGCATTCAAGAATCAAAGTTTTAAATTGGTTGTTGTGACACAACTAACCAAGCCCAAATCCAATATATTATGGGCCCAAATGAGCCAATATATAGGAGAATATCCAAATTACTCCACAGGCCGAACAAGTCCACCAATTTAtaacaaacaaattataattagcCAACACATTTGACTACTCAATGAATTGACATTTGTTTATACACATTCGAAACTATTAGTATTTactaatataaacaaaaattgaaattgaaattgtcgATCACGAAAGTGCAATAATTTCGTCAAAGAAGAAAAGGGACAGGTTACACACAATCAACTTTAACATAAATGTCAAAAACAACACATTTTCCACGAAGTTTCTCGTTTACGCCATTCCAATAGAACTGTACAATATTTGATTTGTATCTAAGGAAAAATGCAAATGATATGTCAAAGTCCAACGTTAAGGTAGTTGAAACAATGCTATGCccctcaattctcaattaataGTAGTGGTCCACCTAAAGAAAAGAAACGAATGCCAAGTTAAAagataatacttcctccgtccgtAATATACGccatacttttatttttaatatatcccataaaagatatcacattttctttaagaaaagttctctctcatattaatataaatatattattttatctttctattttatacaaaaaataacatcCTAAAATCTCAGATCATTACCTAAGTATGTTATCTATTAGGGACGTAAATAGCACTAGTAATTAAAAACATCATTCCATCAAAAGCTAAACTCAATATATCgttttttttcaacaaaatcttACTACACCTATTACTTTTAGAATATTTGTTTAAGAAACATCATtccatcaaaaatataaatggatGGAACCCTTGTTCACATGAGTTGTTGAATATGGAATAGGGAATAAATTAAgactaatttttcatttttaataattagactaattaaagaaaatggaCCACAATGAAaggataaaattatttttaatgaacgCATATAGTgacacaaatttaaaattttgaaatacctTATAGAagatactagtataaaaattgtttaagTTCAACTACCCGTCAGTACTCACTTTTTCATCTCCCTGTTATGTAGTcctagtatttaatattttgtattgaatctAAGTTCGTATTGAAATTAAAGATGACTATAAAGTCGATATTATATGCGGGCGCCGTAATGAAATACTGCTAattacacaatttattttcaatttattatgatggaggagtagtatttgtttaaattatcgagggaaaataaatataactcGAAACTAGGAAAGTTGAGAGCACAGAAGAGATTGTCTAGTCTCTACACTACAAATCTACAATCCATGGCGTCGAAGATGAAGctcctctctctcctcctcctcccacTCCTAAGCCTCTGCGCTTCATCCCCCACCGATCCACCAGCTCCGAAGCCCACGGTCTACGAAATCCTTCCCAAATTCGGCCTCCCCAGCGGCCTCCTTCCGGATTCCGTCGTCAACTACACTCTCTCAGACGACGGTCAATTCGAGGTCTATTTGGAGAATCCGTGCTACATACAGTTCGATTACCTGGTGTATTACGAACAGAAGATCACCGGGAAGCTCAGTATCGGTTCGATC includes the following:
- the LOC125198065 gene encoding uncharacterized protein LOC125198065 is translated as MASKMKLLSLLLLPLLSLCASSPTDPPAPKPTVYEILPKFGLPSGLLPDSVVNYTLSDDGQFEVYLENPCYIQFDYLVYYEQKITGKLSIGSITNLKGIQVQRFYFFWFDVDEIKVDLPPSGSIYFTVGIINKELQLDQFLTVRSCSDKAVTSTPLVEMPTSVDDIPMLVTE